Genomic window (Neoarius graeffei isolate fNeoGra1 chromosome 13, fNeoGra1.pri, whole genome shotgun sequence):
tcaggctgggcagccatccagcctgcagccaaccccccctgacgggacagaaagtccgccacaaccatctgcgcccctggcctgtggatcactttgaagttaaagggctggaatgccagataccaacgggtgatctgcgcgttggcatccttcatgcggtggagccactggaggggcacgtggtccgaacagagggtgaaagggcgtcccagcaggtagtagcggagggcgaggaccacccacttgatggctaggcactccttctcgattgtgctgtagtgcccctcatgcaccgacagcttcctgctgatatacagcacagggcgatcctccccctccacctcctgggacaaaacagcccccagccctctgtctgacgcgtccatctgcaacataaaggggagagaaaagtcaggggattgtaatagtggcccccacacacagtgcagccttcacctcagagaaagcccgctggcattgctccatccactggaccggatctggtgccccctttttagtgagatcaatcagcgggctggtgatgtccgaataattaggtataaacctacgatagtagccagccagccccaggaactgtatcaccccctttttggtcttgggcctcgggcaggccgcaatcgctgctatcctattaatttggggacgcacctgcccgttgcccaagtggaatcccagataccgtacttccacccgcccaattgcacacttcttcgggttggctgtgagacccgctcgcctcagcgacccaaggatggccctcaggtgctgcagatgctgcggccagtcattactatagattattatgtcgtccaagtatgcggccacgtaggtggcatggggatGGAGGACCCTGttcatgagctgctggaacgtagtgggtgccccaaacagcccaaaaggaagtgtgacaaattggtgtaagccaaacggtgtggaaaaggccgctttttctcgggataatggagtcaaggggatctgccaataaccctttgtcaaatccagtgtcgaataaaagtgagccgtgcctagtcaatccagcaactcgtcaatgcgaggcattgggtacgcgttgaatttagacaccgcgttgacttttctatagtccacacagaaccggaccgacccgtcagccttgggaaccaagaccaccgggctgcttcagtcactgtgggactcctcaacgatgcccatttcgagcatggcctcgagttcttcccgaactacctttttcttgtgctcgggtagcctgtaagggcggctgtgcactaccacccctgggggcgtctcaatgtggtgttctatgaggcaggtgcggccgggcaggggcgagaacatgtccgaaaattcggtttgcaactgggcaacctccgtgagttgggtcggggagaggtggtctccacaggggactggagaggtaagcgatgtcaatgttcctttttgaacctccggccccagctccgccttctccggaaccactgacaccaacaccatggggacctcctcattccagattttaagcagattgaggtggtaaatctgtagcgccccacccctgtccattcgcctcacctcatagtcaacgtccttgactcgccgtgtgacctcaaagggtccttgtcacttggcgatcaatttggagctcgacgtgggcaacagtatgagtactttatctcccggtgcgaacttcctaaggtgcgtacccctgtcgtacaggcggatttgtcgttcttgagcctgccgcaaattctcctgggttaggtgtgtgagtgtgtggagttttgtgcgcaggtcaataaagtattgaattttgtttttgctcggtgaaggtcctgtaatggaaatttctaataaacacttcagaatgcttaacagtcgtcttttcagtcatttattaaagtaaatcatacaaaggtatataagaaagaaagaaaattaaagcaaaacatcacctctagtgatgtgagagtacgcgcgcgctctctgagttgcgttttagtggctgctatctattatactctaaaggcatttgcttactgcttgcatcttcacgtgattggctcaagattttctatgaagctttgttagagcgtgcacctggcgtgcgggcggatgcgtagttatgagaactcaggcaccctgcttatcaccaccaaggccaggaatggtggttacatcatgagaagatgcaagctaggatgaactcaagcaccctgctcattaccaccaaggccacagaaaagcgattacaacataggaaaaaacatctttctcagtctaggccacttgagctcaacacacagaaacacagagaataataatgttcatccattaaaaattccctcacattcccccctttttatcctataggataaattgctaaaaggaaagaaaagaactgtacacagtttcagtgataagagttctcagagagattcgacttaacacgtcattgagtgtacagggataatgctaaggctgtttttataagacatagacatcttaaataaatgctagcaagccatatacatagatcaggaataatagaacaggaaacaatcataatgaaagtgttttaagtcaggactaatttcatgtcaactgtgctgatgtcatggaacggtgggttatagtcttcgtgtgggtttggaggccagtcaggcaagtcatcggagtctattttcaccatctggtaaccgatatttgtcagctgcctctgaaacacagacatacaacattgacagagaacaggaagcaaacataacatcacaatcactaagcccaggaccggtatggtggatagaattagagtcttccatccactaaaccaacgccaccagctgtctttatctcctccatgttcgtctgctcgtaattgttcagcaaccttgcgcatcttgttcagtgcctcagtgatgttaccatgATTTCCGTCGTTTTCAGGAATGTACGTACAACAGTGTTCTCCTATCATGACACACACGCCACCTTCCTTTGCCAAAAGGATGTCGAGCGCCATGTGATTCTGTGTCGTCATTAATCTGAGTGCGGTCAATTCAGTTCTCACTCCCTCCATGGCCTCTATGGTTGAATTCACAAACTGCACCAGCCTATAATGCACCACCTCAagttcattccagagttgtgttatCCCGTACTGTGGAAACAGTGCCTGAAAGAATTTCTTCACCTTGGGTTGCAGCTGATGTTCCGGAGGAGGAAAATCATCGCCGACACTTCTGCGTCGTCTGCCACTCATCTCAGGGGTTGCTATTATTAGGTGGGCATCTAATTGGATCAGGGCACACGTGCCTTTCCAATCTACCGGAAGAAAGTTATACACATAGTGACCACACTTCCACTGCCAGCCTGGGTAATAGAAGGTTGGACCCGCTAACTGAGTTAGATTCCCTCCTGGTCCTAAGTCACTTCCTGTTATCGCTTTTCTTCCTTGCTTGTACAGAGTGCCACTTCGTCCCATGCAAGTCACATTTGGATTTGGGACTGAACCCTGCACAGTGCAAATGGTTGAACACCTAGTTTCCTTGACCTTCCCTACGAGGTTTGAGTTTGGATCACCCTTTCGCCCTGCGCATAAGGTATAATTTATCCCCTTTCCTAATTCATTTACACTAATTTCTACCCTTGGGTCGTCTCCCCCACCTTGATACGTGACACTACagtcttctacatcattgcagacAGCTTCCATCACAGCTCGCCATGCTTGCGCAGTGTCTTCATCCATTGTGTTGGCGATCTCGAACACGAATGGTTGTGTAACGGTGTGTGGCAGAGTTGAGCAAACTAGACAATTTGACCTGTTAGCTTGTTTAGCTGTAAAATTAGCATACTGCCAATACAAATTATGAGTTGGATGTCTCCCTCGTCTCGATTCTGTGTCAgtctgggttccctgtatcgaccaccacacgaatcctcccaTGAGCCCCATTAGGATCAAGATGCTCAGGCCCAAGACTGGACCTagtttataatgatttacccccttcattttgTGTTAACTAGgtctccgagttaacccttgcccttcttgacgtgtattggtgctcagagggcgagcatgccctatcagccctcgtcccacctcaccggagcttggaGAAACTCGGGACTTCTGAAACCAGTTTTACTGACTAGATACTAAATACTCTTCTCTATTGAGGGTGCAACAGCGTAACTGTGCTGTCACGCTCAGTCCCGTGGAACTTGCTTGCCACGTGGTTTAGATCAAAGCAGGAAAGCGGTCATGTAGGGCACCTTCTGAATGATAATCGCTTACCTCTCCTCCTGAGTCTCGGGTTACCACTTGTCCCACCTTATGGTTGGGGTTCTGTCCTCAGATGTACTTAATTAACACTTCTTTCTCCTCAAGCTTTAGTCAgcatctgggtcacttaggccttcttttccctcctgctcagccggttcaggaaccctcctgcagtggctagcgtggatccacgtcactctgcctgtgactttcactgccgttggggtcgtgagcaggacctggaatgggcccttccactgtggcttgttccacttggttcgtcagaagtccttcaccacgatccaatcccctggttgtagatcgtgcagaggtccctcagcgggtttgggaagtgcttcttttacctgtttgtggatagatttcaaagcagaggacaacgttgcacagtaattcaacattgcatcatcacacagtgtggtgtccggcagtgttccttgagctagccctgtccccgtgttgggtactcgtccaaacagaatttcgaatgggcttaacccatgtttaggcctagtttgcatcctcatttgtgtgagtgctacagggaggacctttgtccatcctagccctgtttctgcacaagctttgcttagtttatttttaagtgacccattttccctctctactgctcccacactggcaggatgataggcacaatgttgtttcaggtctatccctaggaatgctcctattttatttagggctgcattaacaaagggtgttccattgtcacttgagattttgctaggtataccccacctaggaattacatctctcaggagtgctttgactactgcctctgagtcttgtttagctgtggggaatacttctacccattttgaaaacatgtcaactattaccaggcagtaccttttcccttcactaggtgtcagttcaataaagtccatttgaaggtgatcaaatggtttgtctggtattgggtgtgctgcttgagttagtctgataccttgacctgcattatgttgtgcacatatcaagcattgcttgcaaaattttgcagcataatttgaaaacccctttgtgaaccatctctttgttacttctgctaccatccccccttttgacacatgggtgagcccatgtgccaattttgcatagaaagggaacatgtattttggtagacagggatggcccgagggacaaacccagaccgagtttgcaaggatacagcctgcctgtttccagactcatctctcgtcctgggtggcagtgctctgaaggtctgctagctgtaaacaaggggtagaaacctgaggaaaggcaaggttagagggtgaactggaagccgaggctgcacacttagctgccgcgtccgccctggcattcccttgagacacaagatcagtattgttagtatgggcagcacacttacacacagcaatagctctagggagtagaacagcatccaacaactcagagaccagtttatgatgtgcaatgggagatcctgtgctagtgagaaaatttctatgtttccaaatggtgccaaaatcatgcacaacaccaaatgcatacctactgtctgtaaaaatattgacggattgccctgccgccaatttgcatgcctcaatgagggcacagagctctgcagcctgcgccgacaggttcgagggcagacgtgacgccttgaggacctcgtgatctgagaccacggcaaaacctactttgttctttcccgtctctgggtctctggaggctgaaccatccacatagaggatcatgtctggattttccaaagggtcgctctttaaatctgccctgggggaacaaaaatcgttagtgagagcaacacagtcatgtggctctccatcgtcctctgtagggagaagagaggcaggattcagaacagtacaacgtttcacaatgatgttaggcatatcaagtatgactgtgttatacttcaaccatctctgtgctgacaaatgtgacgtctttttctccaacagaagcagggagacagcatgtgggaccaaaagggtgaggttagaataccccacaatatttctggaggcagttaccgccttttcagctgcagcaactgcacgcaggcaaacaggaagtccagccgccactggatccagcctgctggagaagtaagctacaggtctcaatctatccccgtgtttctgcaaaagaacagaggtcataaaacccttcttttcatctacagtttgaacaaatggtttattgggatcAGGCAGTCCCagtgtgggtgtggtctgcagggcgCCTTTTAGGGCCAGGAATGCTTCTTCAGCTTCTGGTGTCCATACGACAGGTGATGAAGCGGTGAGGGACGAACCGTGCACGAGCTCTCTCACTGGACTTTCCAGGATGGAATAATTCGGAATGAATGCTCTGCAATAGGAACACatacccaaaaatgacaaaacttgTTTCACAGTGATCGGCTTGGGAATTTTCTGAATAGCTGAGACTCTGTCCGCAGACAGCGTTTTTCCCTCCCCTGTGATATCATGCCCCAAGAAATGCACCTTCTGTTTTGCAAACTGTAATTTTGTGAGGCTAGCCTTATGACCTTCCTTAGCGAGGTGTTGCAGTAGCGTTATGGTGTCATCCTCACATTGAGCTTTAGTTGGGGCACAAATCATTAAATCGTCAACATACTGCAGCAAAGCTGATCTTGGTGACAAAGTTAACGAAGCGAGGCTGTCTCTAAGGCACTGGTTGTATATGGTTGGGGACTCACAGTAACCCTGGCACAAATGAGTGAAAGTGTATGGACGACCATCATACATAAAGGCAAACCAATACTGGCTGTCTTTATGTATAGGAATAGAAAAGAATGCATTTGCTAGATCCACCACTGAAAACCACTTACTGTCAGCGGGCACCTGGCCCAAAATGGTGTATGGGTTAGGGACGTCAGGTGCGCgcggaacaaccgcagcattgactgcttgcagatcttggacaaacctacaCTCATCGGGCTGAGAcgattttcttgccttcttaactggaaaaataggagtgcgcactggagagtctgggcaagggacaattacacctgccttcagcaacgaatcaaagactggttttatacctgcaattgcttctggtttgagtggataCTGGGTCTGCCTAGGCCTGAAAtccgatttgggggtgatcaccactggttcagcgttCTTTATTAGGCccccatcatgtttaccctttgcccaaacggaatttggaactcccgtcaatttggggtgcacctctgctggagttatgcctgtggaaacagagacaaacaggccactacggctggggtccccaggaccctggtcatcagtggctagtattacgctgcgcttaacatgcacacacacagcctgactttgcttgtagacccctagcctttgacaaaacaacacactagggtcctctgttcgggaccattcattgtcattggctgcacacttcctgacccacttccccacgtctttccaatgggcggctcgcggttttgctaatgagacatggggtatagaatcaatgatgtcaaagaaatcatgttggcagcagtcaacctcagagtcctctgttcTGAGGCCGtgcataacatgtttgagaacactgcgattagcattgatgcagctgtttggacaataagtaaaatggacctgcacagcacaataatgtttagaccaatatgtagttttgagggtcaatctttcacgtgtgtgggggtctgcaaaccaagtcttttcaaactctacatcttgcccttggtgaacatgtgctgtacaatgcaaatcttcctctttcatataatctgtgtcaactgatgaggtgttcaagcgtgcgagctgtacaaggtgttttggagtttgtgtgagctgatctgagcagagccgccagacatacacatacagggggcttccaaacccatactgcacaccgcacatttcacttacttcaatggttagcccatctggagtggacatgagatttactcctaatttgcacattaaatcacgtgctaacaaattcactggacatgtatgtgagatgagaaatgagtgggacgtaactattcctccctcgctttcacacgggaggttgactgagaaagtttcggttacaggtcgtcctgagatgcccactgtctgaatagaatttgagctgagcggtgggtctactggaagtaccccatgttgtatcactgagtgtgctgctccagaatctactaaaaaggttaacacatgcccacacacagtgaggggcatacaagggagtttagaaaagggagtagttgtgtattttaacaaacttaatgcaacttcaggtgtatttatttggactggtgtatcgggcgtttctgtgtagtcttgctgttgcatgcaggtgctgctactaatgtgtttaacgttatgtgaatgctcctgtctatgtgtatgtgtatcatcaggtgtgtgtgtgttacctcccctgttctctgtgtggggcccgttcccggagtccgcccatcagtctgctttgctgtactcctcacaaggcttctggctgcttctgtggagacaatttcgagcaatgtgtcccttctgattgcagttgtagcaggttgcatcctttatccaggacgagtaactccaggtcgtcctgtctcggcccctacttcgacctcttcctcttcttgttcctttttctccaggctgaacagtctggaaaagagtgaaagtggcggtgtgtagatcttggtctctttgtgtcgactttgtcttcttctccttcagcagcttttctgcatgcacagcgtactgctcgatcttggtgagactggtggtttcccacaggagacagagctgctttactaacttggccactgctggatccATACCGCtcatgaaactgttccgcaggtgcgcttcccagacctcaggagtgccttccactccagccagggtcgcgggtctggtcaggccactgtgtttctcatgcacaGCAGTGAGACCGGTGAGAAATACTGACaccccttctccatcttcttgcttacacatactgatcttagtcatgtctatgttcaaaggaaaagcactatccagacgagcacagagagcagtgatggtatctctatactcactattgccaaccatgctccagtctggtgtagtcattcgctggtcagcttccggccaatctttggaaactttgctccaatctatacccatcttgaccatgagtaggcggcgaagttcatgggtggtcggtcggaattctctgcaaaatatcaacagctaaTTACCAAatgtctttcctcctacctctctcacattgggaagagaagccatgctttccttcatgtccgctgtcgtccagggtctgtggactaaaagcacgccaccagctccagccacttccaccattggaagatgaaggacttcagactttagattatggccttgtggacccactggtgagcatgtggtcaggtccaggagagtatcttttccatcgccatatgtaagaccggatctcgtgtgtgatggagaagcgaggggaggtgctgatgctggaggtggctggtaggctggaggagattccagaggctcagtttttcccttcgtctcaacttctccccttctctgtgggtgaggcgcttgtgggaatgatgctccgccttgctgaagaggcagtgtgtgtcggggtggtggggcagactccaggtcagggtccatctgaaatttcaaacagtgagaagagggtgagagccctgcctgtcgtttctctcttttgtactctctcttaagtgtttcttctttccatgcagaaaatgccctccagtcccctaagaacttaacattatctgcaggctcttcttttcccttctgtttcaacttttcttctaactgtcctatctgcctgggactaaaactgcccttctcagggaatcctaagtcctttacccatatgtcaaactgtgccaaacaatcctcgccatacgaggttttcataaactggatgtttgggctgtcataggaacacccacttcttactatagcacatgtagcttccgGCTTACCTGCTTCTTCCTTTCCTTTCTCTAACTTGCtgcttctgttccccattgtacactgttatattaataggctgtgacaacagcggctgagtttctttatcaggatcacaaaaagaacaggttggactatgtccaaaaatgcgacacaataatcttttaggtgtgttcttattagtaaacaatttatctgacatttgccttaaaccaaagtacagtaggtatcatttaacacaacaacctcaaagacaactcgcgcatgtgtacaaaagctgtttctctgtttcagaatttggaggaggacagtactctgttaattcatcaatattttgcgtgcacaccggtgtgtctttgcgacttcgtgatcaaacctctctatcccgttcctccggcaggccagttgttcacacagaacaaagggagcaagattcaattctttcccagttacgaatcgctgaacgtgagtccgttgagacacgcacccgtacttccttcgctcaagtaggtgagccgttacccagtcgtcacttgggcggataattctcttacacaatccaataaactactcgcagtttattgt
Coding sequences:
- the LOC132895988 gene encoding uncharacterized protein LOC132895988, translated to MCSYCRAFIPNYSILESPVRELVHGSSLTASSPVVWTPEAEEAFLALKGALQTTPTLGLPDPNKPFVQTVDEKKGFMTSVLLQKHGDRLRPVAYFSSRLDPVAAGLPVCLRAVAAAEKAVTASRNIVGYSNLTLLVPHAVSLLLLEKKTSHLSAQRWLKYNTVILDMPNIIVKRCTVLNPASLLPTEDDGEPHDCVALTNDFCSPRADLKSDPLENPDMILYVDGSASRDPETGKNKRQLTNIGYQMVKIDSDDLPDWPPNPHEDYNPPFHDISTVDMKLVLT